The Prevotella sp. E9-3 genome has a window encoding:
- the dnaK gene encoding molecular chaperone DnaK, with the protein MGKIIGIDLGTTNSCVAVFEGNEPVVIANSEGKRTTPSVVGFVDGGERKIGDPAKRQAITNPQKTVYSIKRFMGENWQQTEKEISRVPYHVVNEGGYPRVDIDGRKYTPQEISAMVLQKMKKTAEDYLGQEVTEAVITVPAYFSDSQRQATKEAGQIAGLNVRRIVNEPTAAALAYGIDKTNKDMKIAVFDLGGGTFDISILDFGGGVFEVLSTNGDTHLGGDDFDQVIIDWLVQEFKNDEGADLKNDPMAMQRLKEAAEKAKIELSSSTSTEINLPYITATAAGPKHLVKTLTRAKFEQLAHNLIQACLVPCQNAVRDAGISVSDIDEVILVGGSSRIPAVQTLVKNYFGKEPSKGVNPDEVVAVGAAIQGAILNQETGQDIVLLDVTPLTLGIETLGGVMTKLIEANSTIPCKKSETFSTAADNQTEVTIHVLQGERPMAAQNKSIGQFNLTGIAPARRGVPQIEVTFDIDANGILKVSAKDKATGKEQAIRIEASSGLSQEEIDRMKAEAEKNAENDKKERERIDKMNQADSMIFQTETFLNENGDKLGADKANVEQAVQQLKDAHKSGDIAAIDNAINNLNTVMQAASQKMYQQGQAGPQPGADAGQQYQGGQQAQSNPNDNIQDADFEEVK; encoded by the coding sequence ATGGGAAAAATTATTGGAATTGACTTGGGTACAACTAACAGTTGTGTTGCCGTATTTGAAGGCAACGAACCCGTTGTGATTGCAAATAGCGAAGGTAAGCGTACTACACCTTCTGTAGTGGGTTTTGTAGATGGCGGTGAGCGTAAGATCGGTGATCCTGCTAAACGTCAGGCTATTACCAATCCTCAGAAGACCGTTTACTCTATCAAGCGCTTCATGGGTGAGAACTGGCAGCAGACTGAGAAAGAAATCTCACGCGTACCTTATCATGTAGTAAATGAAGGTGGCTATCCTCGCGTAGATATCGATGGCCGCAAATATACTCCTCAGGAAATCTCAGCAATGGTACTTCAGAAGATGAAGAAGACTGCTGAGGATTATCTGGGACAGGAAGTGACCGAGGCTGTAATTACAGTTCCTGCTTACTTCTCTGACTCTCAGCGTCAGGCAACAAAGGAAGCCGGCCAGATTGCAGGTCTGAACGTACGTCGTATTGTAAACGAGCCTACTGCTGCTGCATTGGCTTACGGTATCGACAAGACCAATAAGGATATGAAGATTGCCGTGTTCGACCTTGGTGGCGGTACATTCGATATCTCTATCCTCGATTTCGGTGGTGGCGTATTTGAAGTACTTTCAACCAATGGTGACACTCACCTTGGTGGTGACGACTTCGACCAGGTAATCATCGACTGGTTGGTTCAGGAGTTCAAGAACGACGAGGGCGCTGACCTGAAGAATGATCCTATGGCTATGCAGCGTCTGAAGGAAGCAGCTGAAAAGGCAAAGATTGAGTTGTCAAGCTCTACATCAACAGAAATCAATCTTCCTTACATCACAGCTACTGCTGCAGGTCCTAAACACCTTGTAAAGACTCTTACACGTGCAAAGTTTGAACAGTTGGCTCATAACCTCATTCAGGCTTGTCTCGTACCATGTCAGAATGCAGTTCGCGATGCAGGTATCTCTGTAAGCGACATCGACGAGGTAATCCTCGTAGGTGGTTCAAGCCGTATTCCTGCTGTACAGACACTCGTTAAGAACTACTTCGGCAAGGAGCCTTCAAAGGGTGTTAACCCCGATGAGGTTGTTGCTGTAGGTGCTGCCATCCAGGGTGCTATTCTGAATCAGGAGACTGGTCAGGACATCGTGCTGCTCGACGTTACACCTCTTACACTGGGTATTGAGACCCTCGGTGGTGTGATGACCAAGTTGATCGAGGCCAACTCAACCATTCCTTGCAAGAAGAGTGAGACTTTCTCTACCGCTGCCGATAATCAGACAGAGGTAACCATTCATGTGCTGCAGGGTGAACGTCCTATGGCTGCTCAGAATAAGAGCATCGGCCAGTTCAACCTCACCGGTATTGCTCCCGCCCGTCGTGGTGTTCCTCAGATTGAAGTTACATTCGACATCGATGCCAACGGTATTCTGAAAGTATCAGCCAAAGATAAGGCTACTGGTAAGGAACAGGCCATCCGCATCGAGGCATCTTCAGGTCTTTCACAGGAAGAGATTGACCGCATGAAGGCTGAGGCTGAGAAGAATGCCGAGAACGACAAGAAGGAGCGTGAGCGCATCGATAAGATGAATCAGGCCGACTCTATGATTTTCCAGACCGAGACATTCCTCAACGAGAATGGCGACAAGCTGGGTGCCGACAAGGCCAACGTAGAGCAGGCTGTTCAGCAGCTGAAGGATGCTCACAAGAGCGGTGACATTGCTGCCATCGACAATGCCATCAACAACCTGAACACCGTTATGCAGGCTGCATCTCAGAAGATGTACCAGCAGGGTCAGGCTGGCCCTCAGCCCGGTGCCGACGCTGGTCAGCAGTATCAGGGTGGTCAGCAGGCTCAGTCGAATCCTAACGACAACATTCAGGATGCCGACTTCGAGGAGGTCAAATGA
- the recA gene encoding recombinase RecA codes for MAKKEFESTEALSPQQEKLKALQAAMSKIEKDFGKGSIMRMGEEKIENVEVIPTGSISLNAALGVGGYPKGRIIEIYGPESSGKTTLAIHAIAEAQKAGGIAAFIDAEHAFDRFYAQKLGVDIDNLYISQPDNGEQALEIADQLIRSAAIDIIVIDSVAALTPKKEIEGDMGDSAVGLHARLMSQALRKVTSTIAKTNTTCIFINQLREKIGVMFGNPETTTGGNALKFYASVRLDIRRVTSIKDGDNVIGNQVRVKVVKNKVAPPFRKAEFEITFGEGISRIGEIVDLGTEFGIIKKSGSWFSYGESKLAQGRDATKALLKDNPELCEELEAQIMEKLKESEV; via the coding sequence ATGGCAAAAAAAGAATTTGAAAGCACTGAGGCTCTCTCACCTCAACAAGAAAAACTGAAAGCCTTGCAGGCAGCCATGTCAAAAATTGAAAAAGACTTTGGCAAAGGTTCTATCATGCGTATGGGCGAGGAGAAAATCGAAAACGTAGAAGTTATTCCAACTGGTTCTATCTCTCTGAATGCTGCACTTGGAGTAGGTGGATATCCCAAAGGACGTATCATTGAAATCTATGGCCCAGAATCCAGCGGTAAGACCACATTGGCCATCCATGCAATTGCCGAAGCCCAAAAGGCAGGTGGTATTGCAGCATTCATCGATGCCGAACATGCTTTTGACCGTTTCTATGCACAGAAACTGGGCGTGGACATAGACAATCTGTACATCTCACAACCCGACAATGGCGAGCAGGCTTTAGAAATTGCCGACCAGCTGATACGCTCTGCTGCTATCGACATTATCGTTATTGACTCAGTAGCAGCCTTAACACCTAAGAAAGAAATTGAAGGCGACATGGGCGACTCGGCTGTAGGTCTTCATGCACGTCTGATGAGTCAGGCACTGCGCAAAGTCACTTCGACCATTGCCAAGACCAACACTACTTGTATTTTCATCAACCAGCTGCGCGAGAAAATCGGTGTAATGTTTGGTAATCCCGAAACCACTACTGGTGGTAATGCTTTGAAATTCTATGCTTCTGTTCGCTTGGACATTCGCCGTGTAACCAGCATTAAGGATGGCGATAATGTCATTGGCAATCAGGTTCGCGTAAAAGTAGTAAAGAACAAAGTTGCTCCTCCTTTCCGCAAAGCAGAGTTTGAGATCACCTTTGGCGAAGGAATCTCAAGAATCGGCGAAATCGTTGATTTGGGCACTGAGTTCGGCATCATCAAAAAGAGTGGTTCTTGGTTCAGCTACGGCGAATCAAAACTGGCCCAAGGACGCGATGCCACTAAAGCATTACTGAAAGACAACCCAGAACTGTGCGAGGAACTTGAAGCACAGATTATGGAGAAGCTTAAAGAAAGCGAGGTATAA
- a CDS encoding GH92 family glycosyl hydrolase, whose translation MTQKRTFTILILSACAFLMAQAQDYTIYVNPFIGTQTDETGALSGSTFPGATMPQGMVQLSPETEQMVTWDPCSGYDYNKDKIYGFTHTHLSGTGCTDLFDVSLMPTSSEVTPEQLAAADFSQHYSHNAEEAHPGYYSVYLQESGVRAELSSTVRTGIHRYTFPEGKEQTIVLDLDRGTFRGQAYYSGRRSYDIIQSQLRIINDHTIEGYRVITGWAKLRKVYFRAEFSRPFNKRLLMDGSRNAGKSDVVNGRTLRCALSFSPADSRHLTVKVAISPVDVEGARKNMKAEASSWQFDAYTKAAHDCWEHELKRIEIEGTDEQKTIFYTGLYHVLMQPNTMSDVDGRYMDTNYEIKQMPAGQTYHSTFSLWDTFRAAHPLYTLIAPEVASQFVRDMILHHKTYGYLPIWDLWGQENYCMIGNHAIPVVADAILANLPGINVEEAYQAMIESSTRTHLNSPFEIWEQYGYMPQTLQNTSVSITLEQCFDDACVAAVAKKLGRMEDYERFHRRSLFYRNLFDPTTGFFRPKDEKGEWIEGFDPLSYEQPCFVEGNAWQYMWFVPHDPQGLISLFGGEKPFLKKLDENFSLTATSGEINGNASGFIGQYAHGNEPSHHTVYLYNFAGRPERTQELVHQVRTEFYRATPCGYAGNDDCGQMSAWYIFSSLGFYPFHAGSAEYVLGTPLFQRATLHMANGKDFIITAKNKTPERIYVKKVRLNGKPLKGFTLTHQQIVDGGTLEFTMK comes from the coding sequence ATGACACAAAAACGAACTTTTACCATTCTCATCCTGTCTGCCTGCGCCTTTTTGATGGCGCAGGCACAGGATTATACCATTTATGTTAACCCTTTTATTGGCACACAAACTGATGAAACGGGAGCGCTGAGTGGTAGTACCTTCCCTGGTGCCACAATGCCACAGGGCATGGTTCAGCTAAGTCCTGAAACAGAACAAATGGTCACTTGGGATCCTTGTTCTGGTTATGACTACAACAAAGACAAAATTTACGGATTCACCCATACCCATCTAAGCGGCACGGGATGTACAGACCTTTTCGATGTAAGTCTGATGCCAACTTCTTCTGAAGTGACGCCCGAACAACTCGCTGCAGCCGACTTCAGTCAACATTATAGTCATAACGCAGAAGAGGCTCACCCAGGCTATTACAGCGTCTATTTACAGGAGAGTGGCGTACGTGCCGAACTATCTTCAACCGTACGCACAGGAATACATCGTTATACTTTCCCAGAAGGGAAGGAGCAAACTATTGTGTTGGACTTAGATCGTGGAACATTCCGCGGACAGGCTTACTATTCTGGTCGCCGTTCATACGACATTATCCAAAGCCAGTTGCGCATCATTAACGATCATACAATAGAAGGCTATCGTGTAATAACAGGTTGGGCAAAACTTCGCAAAGTTTATTTCCGTGCAGAATTCTCACGTCCGTTCAACAAACGATTACTTATGGATGGTAGTAGAAACGCAGGAAAGAGTGATGTGGTCAATGGACGGACATTACGCTGCGCGCTAAGTTTCTCCCCAGCAGACAGTCGCCATTTGACGGTAAAAGTAGCAATCTCACCTGTTGATGTAGAAGGAGCGCGCAAAAACATGAAAGCCGAAGCCAGCAGTTGGCAGTTTGATGCCTACACAAAAGCTGCGCACGACTGTTGGGAGCACGAACTTAAACGCATTGAGATAGAAGGAACCGACGAACAGAAAACGATTTTCTATACGGGACTCTATCATGTACTCATGCAGCCCAATACCATGAGCGATGTAGATGGACGCTACATGGACACCAACTACGAGATAAAACAGATGCCTGCAGGACAGACCTACCATAGCACATTCAGTCTATGGGACACGTTCCGAGCTGCTCATCCACTATACACACTCATTGCGCCTGAGGTAGCCAGTCAGTTTGTCCGAGACATGATTCTTCACCATAAGACTTATGGCTATTTGCCCATTTGGGATCTTTGGGGACAGGAAAACTACTGTATGATCGGTAACCATGCCATTCCCGTTGTGGCTGATGCTATTTTGGCTAACCTTCCAGGAATCAACGTTGAGGAAGCCTATCAGGCAATGATAGAAAGTAGCACTCGTACTCACCTGAACTCACCGTTTGAAATATGGGAACAATATGGTTATATGCCTCAGACACTTCAGAACACAAGTGTTAGCATTACCCTTGAGCAATGTTTTGATGATGCATGCGTAGCAGCCGTAGCCAAGAAGTTGGGACGAATGGAAGACTATGAGCGTTTTCACCGCCGCAGTCTCTTCTATCGAAACCTTTTCGACCCGACAACAGGATTCTTCCGTCCGAAAGACGAGAAAGGAGAATGGATAGAAGGATTTGATCCGCTCTCATACGAACAGCCATGCTTTGTTGAAGGCAACGCCTGGCAATATATGTGGTTCGTTCCTCACGATCCTCAAGGTCTTATCAGCCTCTTCGGAGGTGAAAAGCCCTTTTTGAAGAAGCTTGACGAGAATTTCTCCCTAACTGCTACAAGTGGAGAGATAAACGGCAATGCCAGTGGATTCATCGGACAGTATGCCCACGGCAACGAACCAAGTCATCATACGGTCTATCTGTACAACTTTGCCGGTCGTCCGGAACGTACTCAGGAATTGGTTCATCAGGTTCGTACGGAGTTCTATCGCGCCACGCCATGCGGTTATGCAGGAAATGACGACTGCGGCCAAATGTCAGCATGGTACATTTTCTCGTCACTTGGATTCTACCCATTCCATGCAGGATCCGCCGAATATGTGCTTGGCACACCACTCTTCCAACGCGCCACATTACACATGGCCAATGGAAAAGACTTTATAATCACAGCAAAAAACAAAACACCGGAACGTATCTATGTAAAAAAGGTGAGACTTAATGGGAAACCGTTGAAAGGCTTTACCCTTACACACCAACAGATTGTTGATGGAGGTACACTGGAGTTTACAATGAAATAA